In Juglans microcarpa x Juglans regia isolate MS1-56 chromosome 7D, Jm3101_v1.0, whole genome shotgun sequence, the following are encoded in one genomic region:
- the LOC121239605 gene encoding transcription factor RAX2-like produces MGRAPCCDKANVKKGPWSPEEDSKLKEYIQKYGTGGNWIALPQKAGLKRCGKSCRLRWLNYLRPNIKHGEFSDEEDRIICALFASIGSRWSIIAAQLPGRTDNDIKNYWNTKLKKKLFMGMHPQSERPFQSSHQTPPFQTQPLSSSLYKECSSYYTSTTKSFSGLDPSTSIPSSFLSSSTSLATHPSVFQTQESRASFMQYYPVKENLMFGGEGSCSSSDGSCTQISYGREIKQEVMAFQGYISDGLEENQKFMLNYGRNGGENVSQWAETPHAYFGDQVPLGCDLEDVKQLVTRSNCGASNLFNIDESKTAEKVTYFY; encoded by the exons atggggaggGCTCCTTGTTGTGACAAGGCAAATGTCAAGAAGGGGCCATGGTCGCCGGAAGAAGACTCAAAGCTTAAGGAGTACATCCAGAAATATGGAACTGGTGGGAACTGGATTGCGCTCCCACAGAAAGCTG GTCTGAAGAGATGTGGGAAAAGTTGCAGACTGAGATGGCTTAACTATCTCAGGCCTAACATTAAACATGGTGAGTTTTCTGACGAGGAAGACAGAATAATCTGCGCCCTGTTTGCTAGCATTGGAAGCAG GTGGTCAATTATAGCTGCTCAGTTGCCAGGCAGGACTGATAATGATATCAAGAACTACTGGAACACCAAGCTGAAGAAGAAGCTTTTCATGGGGATGCATCCTCAATCTGAGAGACCATTCCAATCTTCTCATCAAACCCCACCATTTCAGACTCAACCACTATCATCTTCACTCTACAAGGAATGCAGCTCTTATTATACCTCAACAACTAAATCTTTCTCTGGCCTGGATCCCAGTACTTCAATCCCATCGAGTTTTTTAAGCAGCAGCACTTCTTTGGCCACCCATCCATCTGTTTTCCAGACTCAGGAGAGCCGGGCGAGTTTCATGCAGTATTATCCTGTGAAAGAGAACCTCATGTTTGGAGGTGAAGGAAGCTGCAGTTCTTCTGATGGGAGCTGTACTCAGATCAGCTATGGCAGAGAAATTAAACAAGAAGTGATGGCTTTCCAGGGCTACATCTCGGATGGGTTAGAAGAAAACCAGAAGTTCATGCTTAATTATGGCAGAAATGGAGGTGAAAACGTAAGCCAATGGGCTGAGACGCCGCATGCGTACTTTGGAGACCAAGTCCCATTAGGGTGTGATCTTGAGGATGTTAAGCAACTTGTTACCAGGAGTAATTGTGGTGCTAGCAACTTGTTCAATATTGATGAAAGCAAGACAGCAGAGAAGGTCACGTACTTCTACTGA